The Deltaproteobacteria bacterium genome window below encodes:
- a CDS encoding response regulator transcription factor: MSERARSGPAAAAAPHVVIADPDPDTRTRMAACVRAVAGAQGLVVTIAEAKDGTTALALMGERRPRLLLCEALLEGISGFALLRRVHAEWGAADSGNTRASVTLGRRLPPPAGTCAVVFVSSMSRDADRYWGLRQGAFAYLGKPFTDDALEAAIRKALAPAHVEGA, from the coding sequence GTGAGCGAGCGTGCGCGCAGTGGGCCGGCGGCCGCGGCCGCGCCCCACGTCGTGATCGCCGACCCCGATCCCGACACGCGCACGCGCATGGCCGCGTGCGTGCGCGCGGTCGCGGGCGCGCAGGGCCTGGTCGTGACCATCGCCGAGGCCAAGGACGGCACCACCGCGCTGGCGCTGATGGGCGAGCGACGGCCGCGGCTGCTGCTGTGCGAGGCACTGCTCGAGGGCATCAGCGGCTTCGCGCTGCTGCGGCGGGTGCACGCCGAGTGGGGCGCTGCCGACTCGGGCAACACCCGCGCGAGCGTCACGCTCGGCCGCCGCCTGCCGCCACCGGCCGGCACCTGCGCGGTCGTGTTCGTGAGCTCGATGTCACGCGACGCCGACCGCTACTGGGGTCTGCGACAGGGCGCGTTCGCCTACCTCGGCAAGCCATTCACCGACGACGCGCTCGAGGCAGCGATCCGCAAGGCGCTCGCACCCGCCCACGTCGAAGGGGCCTAG
- the dacB gene encoding D-alanyl-D-alanine carboxypeptidase/D-alanyl-D-alanine-endopeptidase, with protein sequence MRRRALLVTSLVVVAAGAWSLRQWFERHNTLPPVTPFELEFDDRVPLASLPVLPDRAPEPTRAEQLEQRLAALAAAIERRRGTDVVPGLVEFDVEKLSADINAVLTNVGDDAQVSIHIRDLRTGHVLFDDYGDTPLIPASNQKLLTSAAALELLGPDYTFVTSVVRDADAVYLVGHGDPTLQVADLESIATAVAPAIDASVQRLVFDDSAFSHDRLAPGYNAGGPGLAYEPETSALSVGYNYVEVTAAPLARERKVGVTTQPAAPTIVIDNRARLARKRALSVISRERDGDTVIEVRGTLPSRGPKQVERRRVYDPGRVAASLFAGFLAEQQASMPLPITRGVAPADAEVLFEHESPPLMEILDLGLAYSNNFIAEQVLRTLAWRMTGEPGDWAAGDEILQGYWSALGRDPEEIVVENGSGLSRAGRLTSAGLVDLITVASHGAQSGRALIDALPVAGEPGTMRTRLRLSGKRVRAKTGTLDDVSGLSGVITAEDGTPVIAFSILINARLGANFGASLRNEVEDRIVTATLFALDDYEARVAGLASSQSGG encoded by the coding sequence ATGCGGCGCCGTGCGCTGCTGGTGACGTCGCTGGTGGTCGTGGCCGCCGGCGCATGGTCGCTGCGACAGTGGTTCGAGCGCCACAACACGCTGCCGCCGGTGACGCCATTCGAGCTCGAGTTCGACGATCGCGTGCCGCTGGCGAGCCTGCCGGTGCTCCCGGACCGCGCGCCCGAGCCGACCCGGGCCGAGCAGCTCGAGCAGCGCCTGGCCGCGCTCGCGGCCGCGATCGAGCGCCGCCGCGGCACCGACGTGGTGCCGGGGCTGGTCGAGTTCGACGTCGAGAAGCTGTCGGCCGACATCAACGCGGTGCTGACCAACGTCGGCGACGACGCGCAGGTCTCGATCCACATCCGGGACCTCCGCACCGGGCACGTGCTGTTCGACGACTATGGCGACACGCCGCTCATCCCTGCCAGCAACCAGAAGCTGCTGACCTCCGCGGCGGCGCTCGAGCTGCTCGGCCCCGACTACACCTTCGTCACCTCCGTCGTCCGTGATGCCGACGCGGTGTACCTGGTCGGCCACGGCGACCCGACCCTGCAGGTCGCCGACCTGGAGTCGATCGCCACCGCGGTCGCGCCGGCGATCGACGCCAGCGTGCAGCGGCTGGTGTTCGACGACTCGGCGTTCTCCCACGATCGCCTGGCGCCCGGCTACAACGCCGGTGGCCCCGGCCTCGCCTACGAGCCCGAGACCTCGGCGCTGTCGGTCGGCTACAACTACGTCGAGGTCACCGCCGCGCCGCTCGCCCGCGAGCGCAAGGTCGGGGTCACGACCCAGCCCGCCGCGCCCACCATCGTGATCGACAACCGCGCTCGTCTCGCACGCAAGCGGGCGCTGTCGGTGATCTCGCGCGAGCGCGACGGCGACACGGTGATCGAGGTCCGCGGCACGCTGCCGTCGCGCGGACCCAAGCAGGTCGAGCGCCGTCGGGTCTACGATCCCGGCCGCGTCGCGGCCTCGTTGTTCGCGGGCTTCCTCGCCGAGCAGCAGGCCAGCATGCCACTACCGATCACCCGTGGGGTCGCGCCGGCCGACGCCGAGGTGCTGTTCGAGCACGAGTCGCCGCCGCTCATGGAGATCCTCGACCTCGGGCTGGCGTACTCCAACAACTTCATCGCCGAGCAGGTGCTGCGCACGTTGGCGTGGCGCATGACCGGCGAGCCGGGCGACTGGGCGGCCGGCGACGAGATCCTGCAGGGGTACTGGTCGGCGCTGGGTCGCGACCCCGAGGAGATCGTGGTCGAGAACGGCTCCGGGCTCTCGCGGGCCGGTCGGCTGACCAGCGCCGGCCTCGTCGATCTCATCACGGTCGCGAGCCACGGGGCGCAATCGGGTCGCGCGCTGATCGACGCGCTGCCGGTCGCGGGCGAGCCCGGCACCATGCGCACGCGGCTGCGACTGTCGGGCAAGCGCGTACGCGCCAAGACCGGCACCCTCGACGACGTCTCGGGCCTCAGCGGAGTCATCACCGCCGAAGACGGCACCCCCGTCATCGCCTTCTCGATCCTCATCAACGCACGGCTCGGCGCCAACTTCGGCGCGAGCCTGCGCAACGAGGTCGAGGATCGCATCGTGACCGCGACGCTGTTCGCCCTCGACGACTACGAAGCACGCGTGGCCGGGCTCGCGAGCTCGCAATCCGGCGGCTGA
- a CDS encoding peptidyl-prolyl cis-trans isomerase has product MSMLLLGLALATTVDAAAPAVPQPRRDVRVVLDQVVAVVNDDVVLGSELRRATDRHPMLREAMSQLPAGAPQSQVDATRREVEAAVLDELIHIVLVRDEAEKFDIKVSDQELQTALGNIAANNNLTVETLRKQVEASDEFDSWSEYTGELRDQILSLRVSQQLATWSVSEAQIREYYRKMTKDESAKVELEQFSFVPAGEGTQADRDRAFAAAQAAGRRLREGTPGEVLATELGREEAQWHRTVARGDIAPALEDAVFSAKEGAVVGPIASGQGYVVFRVLAQVAAAALAFDQVKDRIREQLENEAYFKAEQELREQLRAKAHVDVRL; this is encoded by the coding sequence ATGTCGATGTTGCTGCTCGGGCTCGCGCTGGCGACCACCGTCGATGCCGCGGCGCCCGCCGTGCCGCAGCCCCGCCGTGATGTCCGCGTGGTGCTCGACCAGGTGGTCGCCGTGGTGAACGACGACGTCGTGCTCGGCAGCGAGCTGCGCCGCGCCACCGATCGCCACCCGATGCTGCGCGAGGCGATGTCGCAGCTGCCGGCCGGCGCGCCGCAGTCGCAGGTCGACGCGACCCGCCGCGAGGTCGAGGCCGCCGTGCTCGACGAGCTGATCCACATCGTGCTCGTGCGCGACGAGGCGGAGAAGTTCGACATCAAGGTCTCGGATCAAGAGCTGCAGACCGCGCTCGGCAACATCGCGGCCAACAACAACCTCACGGTCGAGACGCTGCGCAAGCAGGTCGAGGCCAGCGACGAGTTCGACTCCTGGTCGGAGTACACCGGCGAGCTGCGCGACCAGATCCTCTCGCTGCGGGTCTCGCAGCAGCTCGCGACCTGGTCGGTCAGCGAGGCGCAGATCCGCGAGTACTACCGGAAGATGACCAAGGACGAGAGCGCCAAGGTCGAGCTCGAGCAGTTCTCGTTCGTGCCCGCCGGCGAAGGCACCCAGGCCGACCGCGACCGGGCCTTCGCGGCGGCGCAGGCCGCCGGCCGACGACTGCGCGAGGGCACGCCCGGCGAGGTGCTCGCGACCGAGCTGGGTCGCGAGGAGGCGCAGTGGCACCGCACGGTCGCGCGCGGCGACATCGCGCCGGCCCTCGAGGACGCGGTCTTCTCGGCCAAGGAGGGCGCGGTGGTGGGCCCGATCGCGTCAGGGCAGGGCTATGTGGTCTTCCGCGTGCTCGCGCAGGTCGCCGCGGCCGCGCTGGCGTTCGATCAGGTCAAGGACCGCATCCGCGAGCAACTCGAGAACGAGGCCTACTTCAAGGCCGAGCAGGAGCTGCGCGAGCAGCTGCGGGCCAAGGCCCACGTCGACGTGCGGCTCTGA
- a CDS encoding peptidyl-prolyl cis-trans isomerase, which produces MRRSSELRAPRVRIAAALLLAACGAAQGVPEGKLAAVGAVAFGPEDLADVQAQLGAYAQLRFGGEGRSALLQALVDAEVLAQEAAAQGLADDPRVAYAWVEELAAVHESAEMERRVPRATIAADRVRLRAWYDAHLDAFVVPERRSAQGVLLRDWAAAEDALATVRAGPVELASLGDVVTTPLQARDDAEFPGFHPVLFADALAVDDVLPQPVVVGERLLVGRVASIEPSAPAPFDDAAVQERLVEAVRAPLVAAARSAWLAELGAPP; this is translated from the coding sequence ATGCGTCGATCGAGCGAGCTCCGAGCCCCGCGGGTCCGTATCGCCGCCGCGCTGCTGCTGGCGGCCTGTGGTGCCGCGCAGGGCGTCCCCGAGGGCAAGCTCGCGGCGGTCGGCGCGGTCGCGTTCGGGCCCGAAGATCTCGCCGACGTGCAGGCCCAGCTCGGCGCGTACGCACAGCTGCGTTTCGGCGGCGAGGGCCGCAGCGCGCTGTTGCAGGCGTTGGTCGACGCCGAGGTGCTCGCGCAGGAGGCCGCGGCGCAGGGGCTCGCCGACGATCCCCGCGTGGCCTACGCGTGGGTCGAGGAGCTCGCGGCCGTGCACGAGAGCGCCGAGATGGAGCGTCGGGTGCCGCGCGCGACGATCGCCGCCGACCGCGTGCGACTGCGGGCCTGGTACGACGCCCACCTCGACGCGTTCGTGGTGCCCGAGCGACGCAGCGCCCAGGGCGTGCTGTTGCGCGACTGGGCCGCGGCCGAGGACGCACTCGCGACCGTGCGCGCGGGGCCGGTGGAGCTCGCGAGCCTCGGGGACGTCGTGACGACCCCGCTCCAGGCGCGCGACGACGCGGAGTTCCCAGGGTTCCATCCGGTGTTGTTCGCCGATGCGCTCGCGGTCGACGACGTGCTGCCGCAGCCGGTCGTGGTCGGCGAGCGCCTGCTGGTCGGTCGCGTAGCCAGCATCGAGCCGAGCGCACCGGCGCCGTTCGACGACGCCGCCGTGCAGGAGCGCCTGGTCGAGGCCGTGCGCGCGCCGTTGGTGGCCGCGGCGCGCAGCGCATGGCTGGCCGAGCTCGGCGCGCCGCCCTGA
- a CDS encoding M20/M25/M40 family metallo-hydrolase yields MSRSPVAAALLLSSLVGLACHPAGASRAPAGTPARPDAPRAEPAPLTLDHAFMREFLEDFAADDMRGRYTLVPADIERAADMIAQQYDALGLAGVGPRHRSRFQFAHGSEPELAHHVWIEIDGHAHVLGPEQSVSLTTADARAVVAEPLWLPASTRAPDPPLRERVRDHVVLFSSTPTPTAVTTAAAAMREAGARAIAWIGDPTALDADALAALRDAARDTALPQVVLARAPMIAMVKDGGTQLDAIEQAGKPAALPRVRLSLAPRRRDRLHDADNVLAVLPGTDAADEIVVIGAHYDHIGRKDAGLACIGSDDTCNGADDNGSGTAMVLSIAKAFAAAGRRPRRTLVFAHFAGEELGLHGSKALANTAPDAPPFRGGHVVAMINFDMVGRLGSGGLSIGGVGSSTGWMPLLDRLGSRGMSVVYERSVSARSDQAPFYELGIPVLFFFTGLHDDYHRADDEADRINYDGMNTIGDLALALVEAVAGGAELPFAAATGDDGLVTRMPGSDERTVEKRVGPP; encoded by the coding sequence GTGTCGCGCTCGCCCGTCGCCGCCGCCTTGCTGCTCTCGTCGCTCGTGGGTCTGGCGTGTCACCCCGCGGGAGCGTCGCGAGCCCCTGCGGGCACGCCCGCACGGCCCGATGCGCCGCGCGCCGAGCCGGCGCCGTTGACCCTCGATCACGCGTTCATGCGCGAGTTCCTCGAGGACTTCGCGGCCGACGACATGCGCGGCCGCTACACGCTGGTGCCCGCGGACATCGAGCGCGCCGCCGACATGATCGCGCAGCAGTACGACGCGCTCGGGCTCGCCGGCGTGGGCCCGCGACACCGCAGCCGCTTCCAGTTCGCCCACGGCTCGGAGCCGGAGCTCGCCCACCACGTCTGGATCGAGATCGACGGCCATGCCCACGTGCTCGGGCCCGAGCAGAGCGTCTCGCTGACGACCGCCGACGCGCGTGCGGTGGTGGCCGAGCCGCTGTGGCTGCCGGCGTCCACGCGCGCGCCCGACCCGCCTTTGCGCGAGCGCGTGCGTGACCACGTGGTGCTGTTCTCGTCGACGCCCACGCCGACCGCGGTGACCACCGCGGCGGCGGCGATGCGCGAGGCAGGCGCCCGCGCCATCGCATGGATCGGTGATCCCACCGCCCTCGACGCCGACGCCCTCGCGGCGCTCCGCGACGCCGCGCGCGACACTGCGCTGCCACAGGTGGTGCTGGCGCGGGCGCCGATGATTGCGATGGTGAAGGACGGCGGCACCCAGCTCGACGCGATCGAGCAGGCCGGCAAGCCGGCCGCGCTGCCGCGGGTGCGGCTGTCGTTGGCGCCCCGCCGCCGCGATCGCCTGCACGATGCCGACAACGTGCTGGCGGTGCTGCCGGGCACCGACGCCGCCGACGAGATCGTGGTGATCGGCGCCCACTACGATCACATCGGCCGCAAGGACGCCGGGCTCGCGTGCATCGGCAGCGACGACACCTGCAACGGCGCCGACGACAACGGCAGCGGCACCGCGATGGTGCTGTCGATCGCCAAGGCGTTCGCGGCCGCCGGTCGCCGGCCGAGGCGCACGCTGGTGTTCGCCCACTTCGCCGGTGAAGAGCTGGGGCTGCACGGCAGCAAGGCACTCGCGAACACCGCCCCCGACGCGCCGCCGTTCCGTGGCGGGCACGTGGTCGCGATGATCAACTTCGACATGGTCGGGCGGCTGGGGTCAGGCGGTCTCTCGATCGGCGGCGTGGGCTCGAGCACGGGCTGGATGCCGCTGCTCGATCGACTGGGTAGCCGCGGCATGTCGGTGGTGTACGAGCGCTCGGTGTCGGCGCGCTCGGACCAGGCGCCGTTCTACGAGCTCGGCATCCCGGTGCTGTTCTTCTTCACCGGGCTGCACGACGACTACCACCGCGCCGACGACGAGGCCGATCGCATCAACTACGACGGCATGAACACCATCGGCGACCTCGCGTTGGCGCTGGTCGAGGCCGTCGCTGGCGGTGCCGAGCTGCCGTTCGCCGCTGCCACCGGCGACGACGGCCTGGTCACGCGCATGCCGGGCAGCGACGAGCGCACGGTCGAGAAGCGCGTCGGCCCGCCGTAG